From one Lycium ferocissimum isolate CSIRO_LF1 chromosome 5, AGI_CSIRO_Lferr_CH_V1, whole genome shotgun sequence genomic stretch:
- the LOC132057994 gene encoding disease resistance protein RPV1-like: protein MASSPIMPPPSSSSHKYHVFLSFRGKDARKTFIDHLYDDLAQVGIHTFRDDEKLRKGTEIRPELLQAIEDSMISIVVFSKNYASSSWCLDELLKILECREQHGQLVIPIFYDINPSEVRRQAGTFGKAIAKHKKHYGKEKVARWKAVVTEAANLSGWDLPNIENGHEAKFNKKLIEEVLKLVNPTCMHLPGLVIGANSHVEGVISLCDFYSSAGVCMFGIYGMAGIGKTTVAKAVYNQIHRRYEGFSFVVHVRERSENNMLHNLQEQLLSEVLRKENFKVHYNVDMGKCLIKERLGQKKVFIVLDDVDDMSQIKALAEKRSWFGSGSTIIITTRSEHLLDDVGVDYKYKVTRLDDFSSRRLFCFHAFKDSTVPENLDHELVKDIARLGGGVPLALEVLGSLLHKKDDQIWRSTFESLKNLVHHNSIHKALKISYDSLDENSKEIFLDIACFFIGVQEDYASLVLTGCGRSFSLGKGILTGRCLLKIEQNYLWMHDLVRDMAKEIVRQESLKEPHMRSRLWFHEDVRYVLEKNKGSDHIEGISVIHPKVKDIILDTQAFSRMDRLKILQAKGMNLTGSFKNLFEDLRWLSWQNFPLKCLPTDSHLSKLVALDMQYSNITEAWQSNIKSLESLKHLNFSHCQRLKRTPDFSSAISLETILFTGCSELVEVDSSIGKLVKLVHLNLKDCISLMYLPSSICKLKSLQCLNMTGCSGLQQLPADLGRLTNLRSLSLEGCNRSLKAQSWRTSILSYVPWAGSSSACPVRLLPHSISNLCHLTELNLKDCRLSEVDIPTNLGSLSSLEYLDLGGNDFYSIPSSLLGDLSRLHCLVLDNCTNLQMLSLLPPNLLELHANDCSSIESLDMSNYRILPQLYVSNCDRLSEIRGMETIQNVEYARIESSSKLASIFFNESFFQLTGECDEDLPCPSSYYIAGSEVPEWFSNRSIGSTITLTMPPNIEHKFQGIILWSIYGSVDYNVFEYSPIIEVGDQTNKVTWVLHFPAVTVTADTRSWVSFIPRDYFCPALEGGEKITFSFSIREQGFIGLKVTKCGVHPIYATAGRELPKVQFRDPWSNLEGRRFIPLWRWSDICGVGHVKSYILNNGTDDQHIQKVIFSGLRLTEDADGTSSFHNIIGTPFHVNHANFRQILQEAYDHSRRNTNDWRDLFCDVVFDQHNRLSLAKGNWNCWV from the exons ATGGCCTCATCCCCCATTATGCCCCcaccttcatcttcatctcacAAGTATCATGTTTTTTTGAGTTTTAGAGGGAAAGATGCGCGCAAAACTTTTATAGACCACCTCTACGATGATTTGGCGCAAGTTGGGATTCATACGTTTAGAGACGATGAGAAGCTCCGAAAAGGCACGGAAATCAGACCTGAACTGCTTCAAGCTATTGAAGATTCCATGATCTCCATTGTCgtgttttcaaaaaattatgcCTCGTCTAGCTGGTGTCTTGATGAGCTTTTGAAGATCCTCGAGTGCAGAGAGCAGCATGGTCAACTAGTTATTCCTATTTTCTACGACATTAATCCTTCTGAGGTACGTAGACAAGCCGGTACATTTGGTAAAGCGATTGCTAAACACAAAAAACATTATGGGAAGGAGAAGGTCGCAAGGTGGAAAGCTGTTGTCACGGAAGCTGCAAATTTATCGGGATGGGATTTGCCAAACATCGAGAACGG GCATGAAGCAAAATTCAACAAGAAACTAATAGAAGAGGTCTTAAAATTAGTAAATCCCACATGCATGCACCTCCCAGGACTTGTAATTGGGGCTAATTCTCATGTTGAGGGTGTGATTTCTCTATGCGACTTCTACTCATCAGCTGGTGTCTGCATGTTTGGAATCTATGGGATGGCTGGCATTGGCAAAACAACCGTTGCCAAAGCCGTCTACAATCAAATCCACAGGAGGTATGAAGGTTTCTCCTTTGTGGTTCACGTAAGAGAGCGCTCAGAGAATAACATGCTTCACAACTTACAGGAACAACTTCTTTCAGAGGTTCTAAGAAAAGAGAACTTTAAAGTCCATTATAATGTCGATATGGGAAAATGCCTCATCAAAGAAAGACTTGGTCAGAAGAAGGTCTTCATTGTTCTTGATGATGTCGATGACATGAGCCAGATAAAAGCATTGGCAGAAAAGCGAAGCTGGTTCGGTTCGGGGAGCACAATAATTATTACAACCAGAAGCGAGCATTTGCTAGATGATGTTGGAGTAGACTACAAGTACAAGGTAACAAGGTTGGATGATTTCTCTTCCAGGCGACTCTTTTGCTTTCATGCTTTCAAGGATTCTACTGTACCCGAAAATTTGGATCATGAGTTGGTGAAAGACATAGCACGTCTTGGTGGAGGGGTTCCTTTGGCACTCGAAGTTCTGGGCTCTCTTTTGCATAAAAAGGATGATCAAATATGGAGAAGTACCTTTGAAAGCTTGAAAAATCTTGTTCATCACAATAGCATTCACAAAGCACTCAAAATAAGCTACGACTCACTTGATGAGAACTCTAAGGAGATTTTCCTTGACATTGCGTGCTTTTTTATTGGAGTCCAAGAAGATTATGCTAGTCTTGTATTGACCGGCTGTGGTCGCTCTTTCAGCTTGGGAAAAGGAATTTTGACTGGAAGATGTTTACTCAAAATTGAACAGAATTATTTGTGGATGCACGATTTAGTTCGAGATATGGCCAAAGAAATTGTTCGTCAAGAGTCACTTAAAGAACCTCATATGCGCTCTAGATTGTGGTTTCATGAAGATGTTCGTTATGTGCTAGAAAAAAACAAG GGTAGTGATCATATAGAAGGCATCAGCGTCATCCATCCCAAAGTCAAAGATATAATTTTGGACACACAGGCCTTTTCAAGAATGGATAGGCTGAAAATACTTCAAGCAAAAGGGATGAATCTTACTGGAAGCTTCAAAAATTTGTTCGAGGATCTGAGATGGCTTAGCTGGCAGAATTTCCCTTTGAAATGTTTACCTACTGATAGTCACCTAAGCAAGCTTGTGGCTCTCGACATGCAATATAGCAACATCACGGAAGCCTGGCAATCCAACATCAAG TCCCTGGAAAGCCTGAAACATCTAAATTTCAGTCATTGTCAACGACTAAAGCGGACTCCTGACTTTTCTAGTGCGATAAGTCTTGAGACAATATTGTTTACAGGTTGCTCTGAGTTGGTTGAGGTTGATTCATCAATAGGAAAATTGGTGAAACTTGTTCACTTAAATCTGAAAGACTGCATCAGCCTCATGTATCTACCAAGCAGCATTTGCAAGCTAAAATCACTTCAATGTTTAAATATGACTGGTTGCTCGGGTCTACAGCAACTTCCTGCTGATTTGGGACGTTTGACAAACCTAAGAAGCTTATCACTAGAAGGATGCAACAGAAGTTTAAAGGCTCAATCTTGGCGGACTTCGATATTATCTTATGTACCATGGGCAGGAAGTAGTTCAGCATGTCCAGTGAGGTTGTTGCCACACTCGATTTCCAATTTATGTCACTTGACGGAGCTCAATCTCAAAGATTGCAGGCTTTCAGAAGTAGATATTCCAACCAATCTTGGGAGTTTATCCTCGTTGGAATACCTGGATTTAGGAGGAAATGATTTTTACAGTATACCCTCATCCCTCTTAGGCGACCTATCTAGGCTACATTGTCTTGTCCTGGATAATTGCACGAATCTTCAAATGCTCTCACTACTTCCTCCTAATCTGCTAGAGCTCCACGCAAATGATTGCTCATCCATTGAAAGTCTAGACATGTCAAATTACAGGATACTGCCACAGCTCTATGTATCCAATTGCGACAGATTGTCTGAGATTAGGGGGATGGAAACTATCCAAAATGTAGAATATGCTCGTATAGAGAGCAGTAGCAAGCTGGCAAGCATTTTCTTTAATGAAAGTTTCTTCCAGCTG ACGGGAGAATGTGATGAAGATCTTCCTTGTCCAAGCAGCTACTATATTGCAGGTAGCGAGGTTCCAGAATGGTTCAGCAACCGAAGCATAGGATCTACTATAACCTTAACAATGCCACCAAACATAGAACATAAGTTCCAGGGAATAATACTTTGGTCTATCTACGGGTCTGTAGACTACAATGTGTTTGAATATAGTCCTATCATAGAGGTCGGTGATCAAACCAATAAGGTTACTTGGGTCCTTCACTTCCCTGCCGTTACTGTAACCGCTGACACACGTTCTTGGGTAAGCTTCATACCAAGAGATTACTTTTGTCCTGCTTTAGAAGGCGGAGAAAAAATTACATTTTCTTTCAGTATCAGAGAGCAAGGATTCATAGGGTTAAAAGTTACAAAGTGTGGCGTTCATCCAATCTATGCAACAGCAGGAAGAGAATTGCCAAAAGTCCAGTTTCGAGATCCTTGGAGTAATTTAGAGGGAAGGAGGTTCATACCCTTGTGGAGATGGTCAGACATTTGTGGGGTAGGGCACGTTAAGTCATATATTCTTAATAATGGCACTGATGACCAGCATATTCAGAAAGTCATATTCAGTGGGCTTCGTCTTACGGAAGATGCTGATGGAACATCCTCCTTTCACAACATCATCGGCACACCTTTCCATGTAAATCACGCAAACTTTCGTCAGATTTTGCAAGAAGCATATGACCATAGTCGACGGAATACAAATGATTGGCGAGATTTATTTTGCGATGTGGTATTCGATCAACACAACAGGTTAAGTTTGGCTAAAGGAAATTGGAACTGTTGGGTCTGA